ATTATTAACTATTGTCGAGAAAGTGCCATACCATATATAGCGATCAAATTAGATAAGCGAATTCCGAGTGGAACAGCACATAAATGGGGGGAAGATTTAGGTCTGCCCTCTTCTATAGTTCATTGTATCCACAGTGTGTCTAAAGCTGAAAATGCTGTAATTATTTTGGATCAATTAGATGCTCTACGCTGGACTCAAGCACATTCAAGGGATGCTTTATTGGTATGTACTCAAATTATAGATCAAGTAGAGAGAGTGAATCTGGAAAGGGAATATAAGATATCAGTGGTTTTTGTATGTAGAACGTATGATTTGGAAAATGATAATAATATTAAATCCTTGTTTAAAAATACTGATAAGAAACGAACGGTTGTACATTGGAATAAGATTCAAGTTAATGAATTGAATGACGAGACTGTGAGAATTATTATTGGGAACCGTTATGAAGGCTTAACTGGAAAATTGAAGGAAATATTGCGAATTCCAAGTAATTTATACATTTGGAAACATTTAGACGCCAATAAAGAATATAATGAATGTTCGACTGCAAATCATCTGGTTTCAGAATGGTGGAGACAATTAGAAAGAAAATGTTTTGAATTCGGACTGAGCGAGGGAGATCTGAATCGAACTAAGGAGATAATTATTAGTTATTTTGATAAATTAGGTCGAGTATCTATTCCATTGAATTTATTAAGTGTCAACAGATCGAGCCTAGAATTTTTATCTTCAAATGGTTTCCTTGTAATACAAGGAAATAGAATCTCATTTGCTCATCAATCGATATTAGATTGCTTTATAGCCGAAATGATGTTGAAACAATATTATGAAACCGGAAATATATTAGAAGTTATTGGAGATAAGGAAAAGCAAACGCCCGGAAGAAGATACCAAGTTCAGATGCTGTTACAGAATTTAATTGAGTTTGATAGCGTGGATTTTCTTAATGTAGGTCAAAAAATGCTGGTATCTGAGCAGATTAGATATTGTGTGAAGTTTGTCTTTTTCGAATTATTAAATCAATTGGAAGATTTGGACGAGAATATACAGAACTACATAATTGAATGTTGTGAAGATGAGACTTATGGTTCTCATATAATCAATAATGTTATATATTCTAAACCACAATATATTAAATTGCTCAGGGACCGCGGCGTTTTAGATAAATGGTTTGAAAGTACGGAGAAGAAAGCTATCGTATTTAATCTGATTTTCAGTATATCTTCAAAGTTTGAAATAAAAGATGTTGCATTTATAGAAAAGTATGCACTTCAATCGCAAGAAGATGATAATAATTTTTCGCGGTGTTTTCTACATGATATCAATCAAGATACCGATGAGATGTTTGAATTGCGAATGAAATTTTATCATCTGTATCCTCAAATGGCTGACAACTATCTTGATTTTAAGGAAATGCTTAAAAAATGTGAAATGAGAACAATGCGAGTGTTTGCGTTTTTATTGGAAAATAAGCTTAACAAACATTCTAGATCTATTTATAGATATGAAGAGGAATTTTTGCAAGAAGATTCAGAGATATTAATTAAAAATGGTATTGAAGTTATCAATTTATTACTACCGTACATTCCAACTGAAAAAGACGAAATGTTGCCTTATGGTGATTGGTCTGGAAGATATGTGCACAAAAGAGGTCTTGAAAGGACATGCATTCAAATTATCAAAAAGGCGAATGCAGCCGTAATTGCCTTACATCCAGAAATGTTTTGGGAACGATATAGAGAATATATGGGGACAGGCAATGATTTGTATAACGAGATTATACTAGATGCAATGTGTAAATTGCCAACTTCATTTAGTGATGCTATTGTTGAATATTTATGTAGTGATTTAAACAATACCATATTTGAAAAAACAAGTGGTAATGGCGATGAATTGTTACTTGCCAAACAAGTGTTAGCTAGACATTCCGAACATTGTGGCCCAGCTATTTTTGATGTACTAGAAAAAACGGTTATTGGTTACGTATGTCCACGAGCTAAAGAACGATATCAACATAGAATTGAATTTAACAGAGAAAATAATGGACACATAGTTTATTGGAGTTTTTGGGGAGAGCTACAAAAAGAAATTCTAGAAGTGTTGCCATATAATCGCCTTAGTGAAAAGGCCAAAGATTTGGTGCGTGTGTTAAGGCGTAAATTCTCCAACGAACCTAATTTATATAAGTATTCAAACGGACATGGTGGATTTGTAAGTTCCCCTGTTGCAGGGAAAAAGCTCAGTAATAATAAATGGATAGATATATTGACTAATAACAAACTTAGAAAAAAAGATGCTTCCCGCTGGAAAGAAGTACCCGGAGGATTTGTAGAAAGTTCGATTGAATCTTTTTCAAGCACTTTTAGTATTGCCGTTTCCGAAGAGCCAGAAAGAATGATAAAGTTGATGCTTTCGTGTAATGATACGATATTGGATATATATTGATTCGTTATTTAGTGGAGTGGCGTATAGTAAAAATTTGAAGAATGTGCCATTAAAACTATTGGAAGCAATGATTTTGAAATTTTCATTTGATTTTACTTCATATAGGGCAAGTTCCATTTGTACGATTATTGAAGATAGCGGGGAGGCGGGATGGTCACAGGAGATATTGGATATTCTTAAGGCCATTGCGATTAACCACAAAAATCCGGAAATTGGAAAGCCAAATGTGACCAGTAATGAAGATAAAGAAATGCGTAGCTTTGATATGTTACAAAGCAATGCCTTAAGTTGTGTAAGAGGCAGAGCTTCCCAAGCAATAGCTCAATTATTATGGAAAGACAGCGCTCTTTTTGGACAGTTTAAAAATACAATTGAAAAGTTAGCATTAGATGAAAATCCAGCAGTAAAACTAGCAAGCTTATTTGCGTTATGGCCTTCATATAATATTGATCGAGATTGGGCATCTGAAAGGATTCTTTATCTATATGAACAGGATTATCGATTAGCAGGATTTCGTGATTCAAAAAATATGTTTTTTTTATTGTACCCTCAATATCGTCAACGCGTACTAAAAATTATTAAACAATGCTACGATTCTGAAGATAAGGAACTAATCAAAAGGGGGGCACACTGCTTATCAGAAATGTTTATTCTGAAAAACGAATTTGTAGATGAAATGACAAATGTTGATACTATGAGCCAATTACAAGCTGAAGAGATTCTATATATGGTCATGTTATATTTTAATAAGGAAGAATATAATACATTAGTTAAAAATATTATACGCAAATTTAAAACAAGCACACTAGATTTAGAAATGCCAATTTCAAGATTATTTTATGATGATCTAATTAATTTGGAAAGAGATAAGGATTTTTTGATAGAAATAATGGGTTCGGATTTGAGTCGTAGAACGTTGCATGCATTTGTGCACTATCTGGAAAAGGAATCCAAGTCGGTAATTGAATATAAAGATATAATATTATCTATGAGTCGGCATTTAATCCAGAATGATACTAAGAAATATGAAGGTGTTTGGGGAATACAAGATGAAATTTCTAAACTGGTGATTGGATTATACGATGAGACTTCTGGAGATACGAGGCCAGAGTTAAAGTTCATAGCACAAGAGTGTTTGGATATCTGGGATTTAATGTTTGAAAAGCAAATTGGACCAGTTAGAAGATTAAGTCAACAGATGATGGAAAGATAGCGAGAGATTCTTGCCGTATAAATTCGTGATAAGAAACTGTAAATTAAGCGAAAGCAGGTAGCGTACCTACTAAAATCTAGATTCTACGCTGCATAAAGTGAAAATAACAGATGCCGCGGCAGAGGGTCGCTTCCCGCATACGATGCATTGGATTGTTGCCCATTGTTGGCCAGGAAAGGCTAATAGTTGAGGCGGGCAACAAAAAAGAAAAGGGGCACCCAGCCCCTCTTCACTATTTTCGCCAATACAGCTCCGATTTAATGTCTTTCCTCACTTAATAGTGAACAACACTCCACATCTGTTGAGCTAGTAAATAGGAAGATAGGATATTAGGAAAGTTCCCCCTGGTATTGTCATCCATTTACCTGCGGGAAAAGGCAGGGAGCAAAGACAACTAAAAGACGTGAAATTGATCTATCTTTTTTCACAAAGTCATCCGCCGCTCGCCTGCATCATGCTGCTGTCTCCATAGCCGGGCATACAAGCCGTTCGACGCAAGCAATTCGTCATGGCGGCCTTGTTCCACGATCCGCCCATGATCCAGCACAACAATCCGGTCGGCATGCTGCACGGTCTTGAGACGGTGAGCGACGACGATGACGGTACGGCCTTGAACAAGTCGATCGATCGCTTTCTGAATCTCCACTTCGTTCTCGGGATCGAGAGAAGCCGTCGCTTCATCGAGGAGAAGGATCGGCGCATTTTTCAGCATCGCCCTGGCAATGGAGATCCGCTGCTTTTCGCCGCCCGACAGGGTGCTTCCGCCTTCACCGACCACTGTGTCGTAACCGTTCGGCAGCTTCATGATAAAATCGTGACAACAAGCAAGCCGCGCCGCTTCCTCGATTTCCTCGCGCGTTGCGTCGCTTCGTCCAAACCGGATGTTGCCTGCAATTGTATCCTGAAAGAGATACACGTCCTGAAATACCATCGACACTTTGTGCAGCAACGCTTCCGGGTCCATGGCGCGGATATCCTCCCCGCCCATCGTCACCATTCCTTTTTCCGGATCGTAAAAACGGGCGATGAGCCGCAGAATGGTGCTTTTGCCGCTTCCCGACGGGCCGACCAATGCGGTGAAGGAACCTGCCGGCATGCTTACGCTCACGTTCCGCAAGACCGGTTGATCCCGATAGCCGAACGTAACCTGCTTGAGCTCGATATCCAGATCTGCCGGAGGCCTTTGCTCTCCTTGCATGACCGGCTCTTGCAGCAGCTGCACCATCCGTTTGCCCGCCTGCTCGATATAGCGAAACTCCGCATAACCGGCAAGCGCCGCCGTCAGCGGATCGAAGATTCGGGTTCCGATGATCAGGAACGCCGCGAAGGTGACGACGTCCAGGCTCCCGCCGAGCAGCAGATGAACGCCTGCCATGACCATCAGGGTCAAACCGGCACGAATACAACCTATCGCGCTCAGTATAATCGGCCCGAGCATCCCTTCAAAGCGGATGCTCTGCCGCATCCATTCCCGGAAGGACTGCTCCAGCCGGACAAAACGTTCTCCGGTCATGTTATAAGCTTTAATCACCCGGATTCCGTTCAAGTATTCCTGCAGCCGGCTTCCGGCATGGAGCTTGGCTCGCATATGCTGCGAGCCGAGCTTGCGCTGGATGCCGGATGTCAAGATCATCAGCAGGGCGGCCGCCGGCAGCGCCGCGAACAGGGAAAGCGCCAGGCGCCAATCGAAGAAAGACAGGCCGATCAAGGACAGAACCGGCATGACGGCGCCCCCGATCATCTGTGGAACCACATGGGAGATGCCATGCTCCATCATGGAGAAGTCGCCCGTCATCATGTTGGCAAGCTCGCCCGGATCACGCTTGTTCAGGTATCCCAGCGGCAGCTTGCGCAGGTGCTCCGCCAGCCGGGACCGTCCGTCCACCGCCGCGCCGTAGGCGTCGCGGTATTGGGCACGATAGGCGGGAATTTCGCTGAAGAACAGGAGAACCAGCGATGCGGCGAGCCCGCCGCATACCCACCCGAGCCGTGCCGTATCGAGCGGAAGTTCGGGATGGACAAACGGGGTAAAGATCAATCTCGCCGCTTCGACCAGCAGCGCATAAGGGATCATGCCCGCCAAATAGGCAGCGGTCGTGAAGCATACCGGTTTGATCAACGAGCGCGGATTATCCACCGTCATGTTGCGCAGCATGCTCATCATCGGCGTCCACCTCCCCTTTGCCCATATGCCACTGCGTTGCATGTTGATAGGAATGCCACATCCGTCTGTACAAGCCGTTGGCCGAGAGGAGCGCTTCATGCCATCCCCGCTCGACGATTCTCCCGTTTTCCATCACGAGAATTTGATCCGCATCCCGTATGGTCGACAGGCGATGCGCGATGACGAGAACCGTCTTGTTTTTCATCAACGCTTTGAGCGCCAGCTGCATTTCATATTCATTCTCCGGATCGGCAAAAGCTGTCGCCTCATCGAGCACAAGGATAGGGGCGTTTTTCAGGATCGCTCTGGCCACGTTGATCCGCTGCTCCTCCCCGCCGGACAAATAGACGCCTCCTTCTCCGATCAGCGTATCATATCCAAACGGAAGGTTCTCGATGAACGCATGACACTGCGCCGCCTTAGCCGCGGCGTACACGTCTTCTGGTGGCGCGTCCGGCCGCCCGACCGCGATATTGTTGTACACGGTATCGTAAAACAAAAACGATTCCTGAAACACGAAGGCGACGGTATCCATCAGATCAGCGGTCGCCATTTCGCGGATATCCACTCCGCCGATGCGGATTGCTCCCATGTTCACATTCCAAAAACGAGGCACCAGATGGGCGACAGTCGATTTGCCCGCTCCCGACGGTCCGACGAGCGCCGTCACTTCCCCCTGATGGGCCGTAAAGGAAACGTCCGTAAGCGCATCGGTATCTCCAGGCTCCGTCCCGTACGAAAAAAAGACATGATCGAACGAAACATCGAATAACGTCGGCTGCCTTGGATGCTCAGGCTCCGGCAATGCCGGCTCCTCCAATATGCGATCGAATCGCTCCACGCCCTCGTTAATAAACCGGATGGATTCCGCCAAGTACAAGATTTTAAACATCGATGCGGATATTCCCGGTGCCATGACCAGGAAAAACAGCAAAGCGGAGGCGACGGTGACGCTGCCCGGATCGCGATTCAGCAAGAATACGCCGACTGGCAAAATAAACGCAGCTAACGAGCTCAGGATCACCTTGAAGGTCAAATGGCCGTATAGAAACAGCTCCGTCAATTTCACGCCGTGATCGCGGTAGCGAACCATGTCCAGGTAAAGCTGCCGGAATGACTGCACGGTTTGCCCGAACACCTTGACGGCCGGCATCCCCCGTACATACTGAACGGCGGAAGCATTCATCCGTTCCAGCGCATCGTAGGCCATCTTGAGGGTTTCCTTCGTCTTGGACCGGACCAATAACGAGACCATAACCGCAACGCCGATGACCATCGGCACGAGGCACGCCATCGCCAGCCAAACATGAACCGAGAACATGACGGCGACCATCAGCATCGCGGTCACCGCCACATGCACGAGATCGGGCAGTTGGTGAGCAATAAACGTTTCCACTTTATCGACGTTATCTTCCAGCGTTTTCTTGACGGCTCCCGTCGAACGGCCGTTCAACCATCCGAGCGGTAGCTTGCCGATATGGCCGGCAAGCTTGATTCGGAGACCGTATAGAATACGGAAAGCGGCGATATGAGCAATCAGTCCCCCCGCGTACATCGTGAGCAAGCCGGCTGCGAAGCCGACCAGAGCGATAACGCCTAAGCGGATCATCTTCGCTCCGTCTGCCGAAGCCGTGGACGCCGCATGTTCCAACAGCTCCTTCAAAATGAAATAGACGGAGACGTAAGGCACCAGCATGCAAACGGCGCTAAGCGCAGAGAACAGTCCGGAGCCGATCAACAGTTTACGTTTCTCCCCGGCGAGTTCGAGGAGTCGTGCGATCCCTTTTTTCCGCCGTGTCATTCTACCCCACCTCCAATCGTACTCGGAGACGGAATGGCCGCATTTCTCTTGGCGAACGCCAAAAGAAAAGAAAAACCGATGAGAAGCGCACAAACCGAATACGGAGCCGCCATATGCGCCGTGTAAAGCGCAGTCCCGGCAACCGGCCCCAAGAAAGCGCCGCTTCCCTGCAAAGCCGTGACATAAGAAGCAATGCTCCGTTGTTCATAATCCCGTACTGCAACGGAAGCACTCGCGCTGTATCCAAGCAAAGCAAACCCGAAGCCGATTCCCAGAACGATAAATTCCACATAGGCCATGCGGATGAATGCCAGCAGTCCGAACAGCCCCAAGGCGACGATCAACAATCCGAGACGCAGCATCCACCCGGGGCGCCGCTTCAGATATTTGCTGGCGACGATTTGCGAGGCCACCACCATGACGCCTGCAGCAGCCAGTCCGTATCCGATCAGTTGTGCCGCTGCCTGAGCATCAAACCCCAACGAATCCTGTACGTAAAAACCGATGGTCACCTGAAGAATGTTTAACGTGACCGCCAGGAGAAGACCGACCCCTAAGTAGAAACGGATTCGCGGATCGAGCGGCGAAAGCGAAGAGACCGACCGTTCTTTCTGTTGTCCCGCTTCATTCGGAATCGATATCCACAAAAAGATAATCATGACGAAAAGCAAGGCGGCAGCGGCATACATCGGCGCGGTAAGTCCGATCGCGGCCATGACGCCGCTCATGGCGGGGCCCAAGACGAAGCCAAGTCCGTTGGCCGTGCCAAATAAGGCCATTCCCCGCGTTCGCGTCTCCTGCGTCGTCCAGCTCATCACATAGGCTTGCGCTTTGGCCGGAATGCCTCCGAAGAAAAATCCCGAAACCGCGCGCAGCAGCAAGAAAATCCAAAAAAAGCCTGGAGAACCGTGGGTTAGGGTCCCCGCGTAATCGGCAAGCAGGGCGAACGCGACCACTGTCGCAAAATACATGAACATGACGGAAGCCAACATCCGCTTACTGCTCAGAAAGGTTATTTTTTCCCAGAAGTACCCGCCAAGCAGCCAGAAAAGCCCCGTCACGGATACCAAACATCCCGATTGAAACTCACTCAGTCCCAAATTGCGGGAAAGAGGCCCAATGATCGGATTGAACACCGCGATCGAAATCGCGCCGCAAAGGACAATCAAAAACATCACGACAAACTTGTATTTCAAAGTTCGCTCCTCCAATCGCAAATCGTAATTCGCTCACTCCGGCAGATTGACGGTCGCACTGCCGATTTCAAACGCTGAAACAACTCTTCATATGCGCCATACCCGAAAAAATAGCCAGTAATAACGTTGATGCCATATGAGCCAACAGCCAAATCAAGTACCTATACCTTCTCGTGGATCAATTCAACGATTTGTCCGATTGCTTTTCTCGCTTCCGGAGTTGGGAATAAGGTGAAGAGATGAATCATTTTGGGATACTCATAGTAGTTGATCTTTACACCTTTCTTCTGGGCTCGGTCTTTAAATTTCCGCGCGTCAGCTGCCATAAGATCATGCGTTCCAATGAATACGGAAATATCGCCTAACCCTTGTATGTCACCGTTTATAGGGCTCAACAGATGGTGATTCGGGTCCGCGTCGCCGGCATACAGTTTTCCGATAAATGCGAGTCCATAGGATCCCAGGAGGGCATCATGCTTCTCGAATATCGGAATATCCGGATTCGACAACGTGATGTCTAACCATGGAGAGATGAGAATAATCCGCCTTGGTTGCGGCAGCTCTCTTTCTTTAAGCAATTGAGCTAGCCCCAACGCAAAGCCACCGCCTGCCGACTCTCCCATTAAGAAGATATTTTGCGGTGTGGTTTTCTTTAGCAGCTTTTCATAGATGGGGAGTACTTGGTCATAGGATTCATGATACTGGTGATGAGGAGCTTTAGGATAGACAGGAACGATGACATGACAATTCGTCATATCGGCTATGTTTCGTACAAATTTCCAGTTAATGGGAATCGGCCGATTGATATGACCTCCGCCAAGCAAATAGATAATAAATTGTTCATGATCCTTTTTGTTTCCCCGTAAAACATAACAATCTTTGCCGTATGATGGATCCTTCACAATATCCAGTTTCTGCTTGAGTTTTTCAGGCAAGCGATATGGCTGTGCATTCTCGATTCGCTTTTGTTCAAGGAATTTGGAAAACTTCGCATGGTCTGAAAAATACTGTTTTCTGCCGCTCATGAGCATCAAATATTCGATGAGTTTGCTTCGAATGCTTTGTTCCATCACAATAAACCTCCCTAATCCATTTCCTTTGAAATTGATCTTACTGGCGCTACATGAACGTAATATGAACTGATTGGAATTAAATGTAAGAAAGGATTTTGATCGAAGCCTTCTCGACGAAGATACATTCGTGATTTAGAGGAAGCTTTTCTTGCGTGCAGAAAATTCTCATATGCGCTTTAGCGCGCAAATGAACTTAAACTTTCTGTCAATAAAAAAAAGGCGGACGGATCGTCCACCTTTTCGTTCGTGCCGGTTTTCAATTGTTCGACTGGGTTACACGGCCGGCAAAAACACGGTTACCGCCGTTCCTTTTCCTACGGCACTGTCGATCTCGACCGAGCCGTTGTGCAATTCGACGACGCGCTTAACGATCGCGAGTCCAAGCCCGCTACCCCCCGCTTCGCGGTTGCGCGATTTATCGGCCATATAAAAGCGTTCGAAGACGCGCCTGCGGTCTTCTTCGGATATGCCGATTCCCGTATCTCGGAAGATGACTCTGATTTCGCCGTTTCCGGGCTGAAGCTCAATGGAGATTTCGCCGCCTTCGGGCGTGAATTTGATGCTGTTGCCGAAAATGTTCAGCCATACCTGGCTCAGCAGGTCTTCGTCCGCATAAATCGCCGTTTTGGGAAGCTCGAGGCGAATATTCAAACGTTTGGCCGCCCATTGCGGTTCTGCGGAAACGACAACGCGGCGCAGCTGCCGGTCAAGCCGAACGAGCGACGGATGGAAGGGATAATGGCTCGAATCGATCGTGGCCAGCCTCAGCATGTTCTCGCTGAGTCGGGACAGCCGCATGCTTTCCTGCCGGATAATGTTCAGACAGCGCAGCTGCTCGGCTTCATCGAGACCGTCTGTCTGCAGGATGGAGACGAAACCCGAAATGGAGGCCAGTGGCGTTTGTATTTCGTGGGACACATTGGAAACGAACTCCTGCCGCATCCTTTCAACCTGGCTGATCTCGTGGGCCATTTGCTGAAATTGCTCCGATAAGACGCCCAATTCATCCTTGCTCTTCGTCTGAAGAACGATGTTGTAGTCTCCTTTGGCCACTTTTCGGGTTGCGGCCGTCAACGCTCTTAAGGGCTTCACCACGATTCTCGTAAAAAGAACGAACTTGAAGCTACCGATCGTAAGCGCAATCAAAATGAAAGCGCCCATAAGGGTGAGTATAAGATCGACATCGGAGCTTTCCGGATGGATGACGACGGCCAGCTGCTCATCCGCCGTTCGTAAAGGAAAACCCATGTTCAGGCTCGTCGGCAAGGGCAGGACGGATGTGCGTCTCACGATTTCGGTGCCGTCCCGGACAAGACGAATCTCCTCGTCGGTAAGGGTAGGCTTGCTTGCCTGGCCATATGCGTAGCGCACGCCGTTCCGATCGTATATCCATAGGGATATTTTCTGCTTTTCGGCCAACTGTTTCAGATAGGGGCCGCGCTCGGCCAGCGCCAATCGGGAATAAACATCCGCGAGCATCTCGCTTCGCATGGCATACTCGTTCCGGGTGGATTCCGTAATTGGGTTTTCGAACAAATATACGGTAATCGGAACGGAAATTCCGAAACCGGTCGTTAACGCCACGACGAAGATCAGTAAAATTTTTACATTCAAGCTCTTAATCATGGCTTTCCGTCTCCAATCGGTATCCGAGACCGCGAACCGTTACGATGCGAAAAAGATGGGTATAAGCGGCGAACCGCTCCCGCAGCCGTTTGATATGAACGTCGACCGTCCGCTCGTCTCCTTCGTGGTCGAATCCCCATACCGCTTCGATGAGCTGCTCCCGCAAAAAGATTTGGCCGGGATAGCTGGCAAGCTGATATAACAGCTCGAATTCTTTGGGCGGCAAATTCCAGTTCTCGCTGCCGATCGAAACGGTCCCCCGCAGCCGATCCAGTTTGATGCTGCCCAAGATCACTCTCTTGTCAGCCGCAATCCGGTACCGGCGCAGCACCGCTTTGATTCGGACCACCAGCTCTTGCGGATCGAAAGGCTTAACCAGGTAATCGTCGGCGCCTAAGCCGAATCCTTTCACCTTCTGACTCGTCTCGTGCTTGGCAGTGATCATGATAATCGGCAATTCGGCGTTCAAAAGCCGCAGTTCGCGGCACAAATCCCACCCGTCCATCACGGGCATCATGACATCCAGCAAAACCAAATCCGCGGGCGAGCTTTCCATTTCCGCAAGCGCCTCTTGGCCGTTGACCGCTCCCCGAACCCGATACCCTTCGCGGCTTAAAACGAATAAAATCATTTCCAACATATTCGCGTCATCTTCTACGACAAGAACACTTGTCATTGCCCATACCTCCTTGCTAATCCAGCCTAATTATAGCATTTGGCGATTAGCATGGAATATTTTATATGGAATGCCAGGACGAGGTGATAGCAAATCGAGCGAATTTCCAATCGTCTCAACCACCAAAGCCGAAACAAAGGATGAATGAAAGACGATGGAGTTCGCGATCCGGACTTCCAGACCGCACTTCAACAACTCATGAGTTTATTTATCGAAATGCCCCAAGCCAAAACCAAGAAGAACAAAATAGCTGTTTTCAACCAGAGGACTGGATCTCGGGTTTACCCAGCTATATCAAGGGTTTATTTGGAGATTGGATCTGCGAAAGT
The window above is part of the Paenibacillus hamazuiensis genome. Proteins encoded here:
- a CDS encoding ABC transporter ATP-binding protein, whose translation is MSMLRNMTVDNPRSLIKPVCFTTAAYLAGMIPYALLVEAARLIFTPFVHPELPLDTARLGWVCGGLAASLVLLFFSEIPAYRAQYRDAYGAAVDGRSRLAEHLRKLPLGYLNKRDPGELANMMTGDFSMMEHGISHVVPQMIGGAVMPVLSLIGLSFFDWRLALSLFAALPAAALLMILTSGIQRKLGSQHMRAKLHAGSRLQEYLNGIRVIKAYNMTGERFVRLEQSFREWMRQSIRFEGMLGPIILSAIGCIRAGLTLMVMAGVHLLLGGSLDVVTFAAFLIIGTRIFDPLTAALAGYAEFRYIEQAGKRMVQLLQEPVMQGEQRPPADLDIELKQVTFGYRDQPVLRNVSVSMPAGSFTALVGPSGSGKSTILRLIARFYDPEKGMVTMGGEDIRAMDPEALLHKVSMVFQDVYLFQDTIAGNIRFGRSDATREEIEEAARLACCHDFIMKLPNGYDTVVGEGGSTLSGGEKQRISIARAMLKNAPILLLDEATASLDPENEVEIQKAIDRLVQGRTVIVVAHRLKTVQHADRIVVLDHGRIVEQGRHDELLASNGLYARLWRQQHDAGERRMTL
- a CDS encoding ABC transporter ATP-binding protein — translated: MTRRKKGIARLLELAGEKRKLLIGSGLFSALSAVCMLVPYVSVYFILKELLEHAASTASADGAKMIRLGVIALVGFAAGLLTMYAGGLIAHIAAFRILYGLRIKLAGHIGKLPLGWLNGRSTGAVKKTLEDNVDKVETFIAHQLPDLVHVAVTAMLMVAVMFSVHVWLAMACLVPMVIGVAVMVSLLVRSKTKETLKMAYDALERMNASAVQYVRGMPAVKVFGQTVQSFRQLYLDMVRYRDHGVKLTELFLYGHLTFKVILSSLAAFILPVGVFLLNRDPGSVTVASALLFFLVMAPGISASMFKILYLAESIRFINEGVERFDRILEEPALPEPEHPRQPTLFDVSFDHVFFSYGTEPGDTDALTDVSFTAHQGEVTALVGPSGAGKSTVAHLVPRFWNVNMGAIRIGGVDIREMATADLMDTVAFVFQESFLFYDTVYNNIAVGRPDAPPEDVYAAAKAAQCHAFIENLPFGYDTLIGEGGVYLSGGEEQRINVARAILKNAPILVLDEATAFADPENEYEMQLALKALMKNKTVLVIAHRLSTIRDADQILVMENGRIVERGWHEALLSANGLYRRMWHSYQHATQWHMGKGEVDADDEHAAQHDGG
- a CDS encoding MFS transporter — encoded protein: MKYKFVVMFLIVLCGAISIAVFNPIIGPLSRNLGLSEFQSGCLVSVTGLFWLLGGYFWEKITFLSSKRMLASVMFMYFATVVAFALLADYAGTLTHGSPGFFWIFLLLRAVSGFFFGGIPAKAQAYVMSWTTQETRTRGMALFGTANGLGFVLGPAMSGVMAAIGLTAPMYAAAALLFVMIIFLWISIPNEAGQQKERSVSSLSPLDPRIRFYLGVGLLLAVTLNILQVTIGFYVQDSLGFDAQAAAQLIGYGLAAAGVMVVASQIVASKYLKRRPGWMLRLGLLIVALGLFGLLAFIRMAYVEFIVLGIGFGFALLGYSASASVAVRDYEQRSIASYVTALQGSGAFLGPVAGTALYTAHMAAPYSVCALLIGFSFLLAFAKRNAAIPSPSTIGGGVE
- a CDS encoding alpha/beta hydrolase fold domain-containing protein, yielding MEQSIRSKLIEYLMLMSGRKQYFSDHAKFSKFLEQKRIENAQPYRLPEKLKQKLDIVKDPSYGKDCYVLRGNKKDHEQFIIYLLGGGHINRPIPINWKFVRNIADMTNCHVIVPVYPKAPHHQYHESYDQVLPIYEKLLKKTTPQNIFLMGESAGGGFALGLAQLLKERELPQPRRIILISPWLDITLSNPDIPIFEKHDALLGSYGLAFIGKLYAGDADPNHHLLSPINGDIQGLGDISVFIGTHDLMAADARKFKDRAQKKGVKINYYEYPKMIHLFTLFPTPEARKAIGQIVELIHEKV
- a CDS encoding sensor histidine kinase, yielding MIKSLNVKILLIFVVALTTGFGISVPITVYLFENPITESTRNEYAMRSEMLADVYSRLALAERGPYLKQLAEKQKISLWIYDRNGVRYAYGQASKPTLTDEEIRLVRDGTEIVRRTSVLPLPTSLNMGFPLRTADEQLAVVIHPESSDVDLILTLMGAFILIALTIGSFKFVLFTRIVVKPLRALTAATRKVAKGDYNIVLQTKSKDELGVLSEQFQQMAHEISQVERMRQEFVSNVSHEIQTPLASISGFVSILQTDGLDEAEQLRCLNIIRQESMRLSRLSENMLRLATIDSSHYPFHPSLVRLDRQLRRVVVSAEPQWAAKRLNIRLELPKTAIYADEDLLSQVWLNIFGNSIKFTPEGGEISIELQPGNGEIRVIFRDTGIGISEEDRRRVFERFYMADKSRNREAGGSGLGLAIVKRVVELHNGSVEIDSAVGKGTAVTVFLPAV
- a CDS encoding response regulator transcription factor, which translates into the protein MTSVLVVEDDANMLEMILFVLSREGYRVRGAVNGQEALAEMESSPADLVLLDVMMPVMDGWDLCRELRLLNAELPIIMITAKHETSQKVKGFGLGADDYLVKPFDPQELVVRIKAVLRRYRIAADKRVILGSIKLDRLRGTVSIGSENWNLPPKEFELLYQLASYPGQIFLREQLIEAVWGFDHEGDERTVDVHIKRLRERFAAYTHLFRIVTVRGLGYRLETESHD